The proteins below are encoded in one region of Corynebacterium felinum:
- a CDS encoding FAD-dependent oxidoreductase — translation MSESRPLRVAIVGAGPAGIYASDLLMKSGQEVHIDLFERMPAPFGLIRYGVAPDHPRIKGIVNSLHNVMSKPNLRFLGNVDIGGEISVGELKKFYDAIIFSTGAVADRDLTIPGQDLEGSHGAAEFVGFYDGNPEFERNWDLSAEKVAVIGVGNVGLDVARILAKTGDELLVTEIPDNVYASLKENKAKEVHVFGRRGPAQAKFTPLELKELDHSPTIEVVVNPEDIDYDAASEQARRDSKSQDLVCQTLEQYAMRDPKGAPHKLFIHFFESPVEILGENGKVVGLKTERMQLDGDGGVVGTGEFNIWDVQAVYRAVGYRSDAIKDVPFDANKAVIPNDGGHVINPDTGDKVPGLYATGWIKRGPVGLIGNTKSDAKETTEMLLADWAAGELEPTDTPQLEAVIDFLKAKNIAYTTWDGWHRLDTAERELGAPEGRERKKIVEWDDMVSHARHDA, via the coding sequence ATGTCTGAATCACGCCCGTTGCGCGTTGCAATTGTCGGAGCCGGCCCCGCAGGAATTTACGCTTCCGACCTTTTGATGAAATCGGGGCAGGAAGTCCACATTGACCTTTTTGAGCGTATGCCAGCCCCCTTCGGCCTGATCCGCTACGGTGTCGCACCCGACCACCCACGCATCAAAGGCATCGTCAACTCCCTGCACAACGTCATGAGCAAACCCAACCTGCGCTTCCTCGGCAACGTCGACATCGGCGGGGAAATTAGCGTTGGCGAACTCAAAAAATTCTACGATGCCATTATTTTCTCAACCGGGGCAGTCGCCGACCGCGACCTAACCATTCCCGGCCAAGACCTTGAAGGCTCCCACGGCGCCGCAGAATTCGTCGGATTCTACGACGGCAACCCAGAATTCGAACGCAACTGGGATCTCTCCGCCGAAAAAGTCGCAGTCATCGGCGTCGGTAACGTCGGCCTCGACGTCGCCCGCATCCTGGCCAAGACCGGCGACGAGTTGCTGGTCACCGAAATCCCCGACAACGTCTACGCCTCCTTGAAAGAAAACAAGGCTAAAGAAGTACACGTATTCGGTCGCCGCGGCCCAGCCCAAGCAAAATTCACCCCGCTTGAGCTCAAAGAACTCGACCACTCCCCCACCATCGAAGTAGTGGTCAACCCCGAAGACATCGACTACGATGCCGCATCCGAGCAAGCACGCCGCGACTCCAAATCCCAAGACCTCGTGTGCCAAACCCTCGAACAATACGCCATGCGCGACCCCAAAGGCGCACCGCACAAACTATTTATCCACTTCTTCGAATCCCCCGTGGAAATCCTCGGCGAAAACGGCAAAGTTGTGGGGCTGAAAACCGAACGCATGCAACTCGACGGCGACGGCGGTGTGGTAGGCACCGGCGAATTCAACATCTGGGATGTGCAAGCCGTCTACCGTGCCGTGGGTTATCGCTCCGACGCCATTAAAGACGTGCCTTTCGACGCCAACAAGGCCGTGATCCCCAACGACGGCGGACACGTCATCAACCCCGACACCGGGGACAAAGTCCCAGGGCTTTACGCCACCGGCTGGATCAAACGCGGCCCAGTTGGTTTGATCGGCAACACCAAATCGGATGCGAAAGAAACCACCGAAATGCTGCTCGCCGACTGGGCAGCAGGTGAACTTGAACCCACCGACACCCCGCAGCTAGAGGCAGTCATCGACTTCCTCAAGGCCAAGAACATTGCCTACACCACCTGGGATGGTTGGCACCGACTCGATACTGCTGAGCGGGAACTCGGCGCACCAGAAGGCCGCGAGCGCAAAAAGATCGTCGAGTGGGACGACATGGTTTCCCACGCACGCCACGACGCATAA
- a CDS encoding GNAT family N-acetyltransferase encodes MSPSLYYAFDPLHRLNPREVHQLYKLRVDVFVHEQQCPYAEIDDTDALDSTMHVQTYTIADKELIACARIYPENGRYHLGRVVVRKNHRGQGLGKELMHQTLRYAFEQHPDWDVYLEAQVAQEKFYGDFGFVRCGHNFDWDGVEHIPMLLKSADLVKSFRNTVE; translated from the coding sequence ATGTCACCGTCTTTGTACTATGCCTTCGACCCTTTGCACCGACTCAACCCCCGCGAAGTACACCAACTGTACAAGCTCAGAGTCGATGTCTTTGTCCACGAACAACAATGCCCCTACGCCGAAATCGACGACACCGACGCGCTCGATAGCACCATGCACGTGCAAACCTACACCATTGCCGATAAAGAACTTATCGCCTGCGCGCGTATCTATCCCGAAAACGGGCGCTACCACCTCGGGCGTGTCGTGGTGCGCAAAAACCACCGCGGCCAAGGCTTGGGCAAAGAACTGATGCACCAAACCTTGCGTTATGCCTTCGAACAGCACCCCGATTGGGATGTCTACTTGGAAGCGCAGGTAGCCCAAGAAAAGTTTTATGGCGACTTCGGTTTTGTCCGCTGCGGGCACAACTTCGACTGGGATGGGGTAGAGCATATTCCTATGCTGCTGAAAAGCGCTGATTTAGTGAAGTCATTTAGAAACACAGTAGAGTGA
- a CDS encoding phosphoribosyltransferase produces the protein MAYHADSAELIHKEVLTWEGFGDANRELAQTIADSGFDPEIIIAVARGGLVPAGALSYSLGVKLSDAMNVEFYTDVHQTLPDPILLEPLLDTNSIRGKRLLVVDDVADSGRTLALVIELLKEQGAEVKTACIYAKSRTIVQPDFVWKHTDEWIVFPWSAQPPVTPRSEN, from the coding sequence ATGGCTTACCACGCAGACTCCGCTGAACTCATCCACAAAGAGGTCCTCACTTGGGAGGGCTTCGGCGATGCCAACCGCGAATTGGCACAAACTATCGCCGACTCCGGATTCGACCCTGAAATCATCATCGCCGTTGCCCGCGGTGGCCTCGTCCCCGCCGGCGCATTATCCTACTCGCTGGGTGTGAAACTCTCCGACGCCATGAACGTGGAATTCTACACCGACGTGCACCAAACCCTCCCCGATCCCATCCTGCTGGAGCCACTGCTCGACACCAACTCCATCAGGGGCAAGCGTCTACTGGTTGTTGACGATGTTGCCGACTCCGGTCGCACCCTCGCGCTCGTGATCGAGCTGCTCAAAGAACAAGGTGCTGAAGTGAAAACTGCCTGCATTTACGCAAAGTCGCGCACCATCGTGCAGCCGGACTTTGTGTGGAAGCACACCGACGAGTGGATTGTCTTCCCCTGGTCGGCACAACCCCCAGTCACCCCACGCAGTGAAAACTAA
- the purT gene encoding formate-dependent phosphoribosylglycinamide formyltransferase, translated as MYTPDTIGTPLAADSTRVMIFGSGELGKEVVIAFQRLGVEVHAVDRYEHAPAQQVAHFSYTIDMTDAEAVRELVAYVRPDYIVPEIEALATDILGEIEQAGVTVIPTARATQLTMDREGIRRLANEQLGLPTSAYRFASNFDQYVEAIAALGFPCVVKPLMSSSGKGQSVLRGPDDVAAAWDYAQTGGHTVQAPGAGSKKVIVERYVTFDYEITLLTVRSIDPVTGEDATWFCEPIGHKQHEGDYVESWQPARMSQVALENARSVAARITNALGGRGVFGVELFVAGDDVYFSEVSPRPHDTGMVTMASQRFSEFELHARAILGLPIDVTLTSPGASAVIYGGCESAAVRFGGLSQALAVPETDVRLFGKPNAHMRRRMGVALSTAPDVAQARERARSAAAAITVHACKEH; from the coding sequence ATGTATACTCCCGATACCATTGGCACTCCGCTTGCGGCGGACTCCACCCGCGTCATGATTTTTGGCAGCGGGGAGCTGGGTAAAGAAGTCGTTATTGCATTTCAGCGCCTTGGCGTGGAGGTGCATGCGGTTGACCGCTACGAGCATGCCCCCGCGCAGCAGGTGGCTCACTTTAGTTACACCATTGATATGACTGATGCCGAGGCGGTAAGGGAATTGGTAGCGTATGTGCGCCCTGACTACATTGTGCCTGAGATTGAGGCACTGGCCACCGATATTTTGGGGGAGATTGAACAGGCAGGGGTCACGGTGATTCCCACGGCGCGGGCAACTCAACTGACCATGGATCGGGAGGGGATTCGTCGTCTCGCGAACGAACAGTTGGGGCTTCCAACTAGCGCGTATCGTTTTGCATCAAATTTTGATCAGTATGTGGAGGCGATTGCTGCGTTGGGTTTCCCTTGTGTGGTCAAGCCGTTGATGAGTTCTTCCGGTAAGGGGCAGTCGGTGTTGCGCGGCCCAGATGATGTGGCTGCGGCGTGGGATTATGCGCAAACAGGTGGGCATACAGTGCAGGCACCGGGTGCGGGTTCGAAGAAGGTGATTGTGGAACGCTATGTCACCTTTGATTATGAGATTACGCTGCTGACCGTGCGTTCCATTGATCCGGTGACTGGTGAGGATGCGACTTGGTTCTGTGAGCCGATTGGGCATAAGCAGCACGAGGGCGATTATGTGGAAAGCTGGCAGCCAGCCCGCATGAGTCAGGTGGCGTTGGAAAATGCCCGCAGCGTGGCTGCTCGGATCACCAATGCTTTGGGTGGTCGGGGTGTGTTTGGTGTGGAGCTGTTTGTGGCCGGCGATGATGTTTACTTCTCTGAGGTGTCGCCGCGCCCGCACGATACGGGAATGGTGACCATGGCGTCGCAACGCTTCAGCGAGTTCGAGCTGCATGCGCGCGCTATTTTGGGCTTGCCTATCGACGTCACCCTCACCTCCCCGGGTGCCTCAGCGGTGATCTATGGTGGGTGTGAGTCAGCGGCGGTGCGCTTTGGTGGGTTGAGTCAGGCGCTGGCGGTGCCGGAAACGGATGTGCGCTTGTTTGGTAAACCGAACGCGCATATGCGCAGGCGCATGGGGGTGGCGTTATCGACTGCCCCGGATGTGGCGCAGGCGCGTGAGCGGGCGCGAAGTGCAGCGGCCGCGATTACAGTGCACGCGTGTAAGGAACACTAG
- a CDS encoding DUF5979 domain-containing protein, translating into MGQLSTLRMREMLRLCAVVVTLTLVGSLLVVLNPAHAGAQASSAPTGVNRTADFATKIDVRHKGKKPGETGTLEAGSIFNLDFYWAVGEKELPEPGDYMQVTFPEWMSPYGRGIISAGPYTDCSYDPRKNVNGKITPAVLTCVFTDAVRGENNRNVHGDVHMEISAVATDTPETIQWGLSTHNVVELLTGNPDSEIGTRDWQPGGPNQPNMKRGWFSSEFTSDGVRYQQVLWSLVFKGTGGDVKVHDKLGDVTINDPVAGTITVPQFFAPSGKGGGFTIARRKENVKGHWGLIPTDKDNTECRVDGSMVNFPDARCAELIANVRVTKEKAVNQPQGVEEVVVIDEGLGQPTDEQNNEFTITVRNTKNDHYYRFAMYTWIPAEKLPKDELVSTTFATNTAEVDGVAVNTDQGAKLYQRAWGRSVGEPNSTQVIISKKVLQGGAEISSDELKEKVAREKFPVDVFVDGVKQDDACTTLSVAHDCKIKIKAGQSLKLVEPKPADSDWAVWKDGVFSVPPAAVQESGKDPASKITLEGNTLTIAKGEGGDLINVLITNDFGLTGQVKVAKKLEGIVATPVPSFDFDYRCVHPTDQTKVISGTKKVLADGKQVELVGSVPMGYKCVVKETEDNAQLNFNPGYVLKNRAQNWEFTVTEVNNARDFVNVYEKRAGKISIAKNVGPEMKTTDHTFNFRYTCVDPQNVGETKTGTKAVAGNGAMVELATGIPFGYSCTVEETDDKAALNFNPNFIIDAPAANWTFTVDKAAHEHTFVNHYRLNKGKVVVAKKLGGDATSTDKTFDVNLRCTDPAGLGPAIVVKKPVPGNGTEVELANEIPFGYACVVAETDDKKQLDFDPDNFVLDTPAAKWEFVVNSPVHSQVLTNTYRKQEGSFTIAKTTAGLLPGLGANKEFVFDVRCDDGQNASVKVKGDGVAVASGITAKLGTTCTVTEKPEGADVVGFNLTLPEPKTVEILAKDQAVTVTFVNNYSIMGWIPLVAVVVPFLAGVLSALPNLFPAGTERVLSKTPESAAVKPGDKGEAKKGIASQAAPKQEAAKGAGLANTGASVLGLLAVAVALIVLGVVLVRRKKS; encoded by the coding sequence ATGGGGCAGCTGTCAACCCTACGTATGCGTGAGATGCTCCGATTGTGCGCAGTTGTGGTCACGCTCACGTTAGTTGGGTCCTTGCTTGTGGTGCTCAACCCAGCACACGCAGGCGCACAGGCATCGTCAGCGCCAACGGGCGTTAACCGCACCGCAGACTTTGCAACGAAGATTGATGTTCGGCACAAGGGGAAAAAGCCGGGCGAAACCGGGACGCTTGAGGCCGGTTCGATTTTTAACCTCGACTTTTATTGGGCAGTAGGGGAAAAAGAACTGCCGGAACCTGGCGATTATATGCAGGTGACCTTCCCGGAGTGGATGTCGCCTTATGGCAGGGGCATCATTAGTGCAGGCCCGTACACAGATTGCTCCTATGATCCGCGCAAGAATGTTAACGGTAAAATTACCCCAGCGGTTTTGACCTGTGTCTTTACTGATGCTGTGCGTGGTGAGAATAACCGCAATGTGCACGGTGATGTGCACATGGAAATTTCTGCTGTGGCTACAGACACGCCGGAGACCATTCAGTGGGGCTTGTCCACCCACAATGTGGTGGAGTTGCTAACCGGTAATCCAGATTCCGAAATTGGTACCCGTGATTGGCAACCAGGTGGGCCAAATCAGCCGAATATGAAACGTGGCTGGTTCTCCAGCGAGTTCACATCCGATGGTGTGCGCTACCAGCAGGTTTTGTGGTCCTTGGTGTTTAAAGGCACCGGCGGTGATGTCAAAGTGCACGATAAGCTTGGCGATGTCACTATCAACGATCCTGTAGCAGGTACGATCACCGTGCCACAGTTCTTCGCACCTAGCGGTAAGGGCGGTGGGTTCACCATTGCGCGCCGTAAAGAGAATGTGAAGGGTCACTGGGGTCTGATTCCGACGGATAAAGATAATACGGAATGCCGTGTCGATGGCAGCATGGTGAATTTCCCAGACGCACGTTGTGCTGAACTGATTGCTAACGTTCGTGTAACCAAAGAAAAAGCAGTCAATCAGCCGCAGGGTGTCGAGGAAGTTGTGGTGATCGACGAAGGGCTGGGTCAGCCCACCGATGAGCAGAACAACGAATTCACCATTACTGTTCGCAACACCAAGAACGATCACTACTATCGTTTTGCCATGTACACCTGGATCCCAGCTGAGAAGCTGCCCAAGGATGAGCTTGTTTCCACCACCTTCGCTACCAACACCGCTGAAGTCGATGGCGTAGCAGTCAATACCGATCAAGGTGCGAAGCTGTATCAACGCGCTTGGGGTCGCTCGGTTGGTGAGCCAAATTCCACTCAGGTCATCATTTCTAAGAAGGTTCTCCAAGGTGGCGCTGAGATTTCAAGCGATGAGCTCAAGGAAAAGGTTGCCCGCGAGAAGTTCCCAGTCGATGTGTTTGTTGATGGAGTCAAGCAAGACGATGCCTGCACCACGCTCAGTGTTGCTCATGACTGCAAGATCAAGATCAAGGCCGGACAATCCCTGAAACTAGTGGAGCCAAAGCCTGCTGATTCCGATTGGGCGGTGTGGAAAGACGGCGTATTTAGCGTGCCACCGGCTGCTGTTCAGGAATCCGGCAAGGACCCAGCATCGAAAATCACCCTCGAAGGCAATACTCTGACCATTGCTAAGGGTGAGGGTGGCGATCTGATCAACGTTCTTATCACCAACGATTTTGGCCTTACCGGCCAGGTGAAGGTAGCTAAGAAGCTTGAAGGTATTGTGGCTACTCCTGTGCCTAGCTTCGATTTCGACTACAGGTGTGTGCACCCAACAGATCAGACGAAGGTGATCAGCGGCACCAAGAAGGTGCTTGCTGATGGCAAGCAGGTTGAGCTGGTGGGCAGTGTTCCCATGGGCTATAAGTGTGTGGTGAAGGAAACTGAAGATAATGCTCAGTTGAACTTCAACCCAGGTTATGTGCTGAAAAACCGTGCACAGAACTGGGAGTTCACGGTCACCGAAGTAAATAACGCGCGTGATTTTGTCAACGTGTACGAAAAGCGCGCTGGCAAGATTTCGATTGCCAAGAACGTCGGCCCGGAGATGAAGACCACCGATCACACCTTCAACTTCCGCTACACCTGTGTGGATCCACAGAATGTGGGCGAGACGAAGACTGGCACGAAGGCAGTCGCGGGCAATGGTGCAATGGTGGAGCTGGCTACGGGTATCCCATTTGGCTATAGCTGTACCGTTGAGGAAACTGACGATAAGGCTGCGTTGAACTTCAACCCGAACTTCATCATCGATGCGCCTGCTGCGAATTGGACGTTCACTGTTGATAAGGCTGCGCATGAGCACACCTTTGTCAATCACTACCGTTTGAATAAGGGCAAGGTTGTGGTAGCCAAGAAGCTTGGCGGCGATGCAACAAGCACCGACAAGACCTTCGATGTGAACCTGCGTTGTACTGATCCTGCCGGCCTAGGCCCTGCGATTGTGGTGAAGAAGCCTGTTCCAGGCAATGGTACTGAGGTTGAGCTGGCCAATGAGATTCCGTTTGGTTATGCCTGTGTGGTTGCTGAAACGGATGATAAGAAGCAGCTTGATTTCGATCCAGACAACTTCGTTTTGGATACCCCTGCGGCGAAGTGGGAGTTTGTGGTCAATTCCCCAGTGCATTCTCAGGTGTTGACCAATACCTACCGCAAGCAGGAAGGTAGCTTCACGATCGCGAAGACCACCGCTGGTTTGCTGCCAGGTTTGGGCGCGAATAAGGAATTTGTTTTCGATGTTCGCTGCGATGACGGCCAGAATGCGTCGGTGAAGGTCAAGGGTGATGGCGTGGCTGTTGCTTCGGGTATCACCGCAAAACTTGGCACTACCTGTACCGTGACGGAAAAGCCTGAGGGTGCTGATGTGGTCGGCTTCAACCTCACCTTGCCGGAGCCAAAGACGGTGGAGATTCTTGCCAAGGATCAGGCTGTGACTGTCACCTTCGTGAACAACTACTCCATCATGGGGTGGATCCCACTGGTTGCTGTGGTTGTTCCGTTCTTGGCTGGCGTGTTGAGCGCACTGCCGAACCTGTTCCCTGCGGGCACGGAGCGTGTCTTGTCCAAGACCCCTGAAAGCGCGGCTGTGAAGCCTGGTGATAAGGGCGAGGCGAAGAAGGGCATTGCTTCTCAGGCTGCACCGAAGCAGGAGGCTGCTAAGGGCGCTGGACTGGCTAATACTGGTGCGAGTGTGCTGGGGCTGCTTGCGGTAGCTGTGGCGCTGATCGTGCTCGGTGTTGTGCTGGTTCGTCGGAAGAAGTCCTAA
- a CDS encoding adenylosuccinate synthase yields MAAIVIVGAQWGDEGKGKATDILGGLVDYVVKPNGGNNAGHTVVVGGEKYELKLLPAGVLSENATPILGNGVVINLEALFEEIDGLEARGADASRLRISANAHLVAPYHQVLDRVQERFLGKRAIGTTGRGIGPTYADKVSRVGIRVQDIFDESILRQKIESALDVKNQILVKMYNRQAIVAEEIVQYFLSYAERLRPMMIDAELVLNRALDEGKHVLMEGGQATMLDVDHGTYPFVTSSNPTAGGACVGSGVGPTRITSSLGIIKAYTTRVGAGPFPTELFDKWGEFLQTTGGEVGVNTGRKRRCGWYDSVIARYASRVNGFTDLFLTKLDVLTGIGEIPICVAYDVDGVRHDEMPLTQSEFHHATPIYETMPAWDEDITDCKTFDELPEKAQAYVRRLEELSGCRISYIGVGPGRDQTIVLHDVMDS; encoded by the coding sequence ATGGCAGCAATCGTGATTGTCGGCGCCCAGTGGGGCGATGAAGGCAAAGGCAAAGCCACCGATATTCTTGGCGGTTTGGTTGACTACGTAGTCAAGCCAAACGGCGGCAACAACGCAGGCCACACAGTGGTCGTGGGTGGCGAAAAATACGAACTGAAGCTGCTCCCCGCGGGTGTGCTTTCGGAAAATGCAACCCCAATTCTGGGCAACGGTGTGGTGATCAACCTCGAAGCCCTGTTTGAAGAAATCGACGGCCTCGAAGCCCGCGGCGCTGACGCCTCCCGCCTACGCATTTCTGCCAACGCGCACCTCGTAGCCCCCTACCACCAGGTTCTCGACCGGGTACAGGAGCGCTTCTTGGGCAAGCGAGCAATCGGCACCACCGGCCGCGGCATTGGCCCCACCTATGCCGACAAAGTGTCGCGCGTGGGCATCCGAGTGCAAGACATCTTCGACGAGTCCATTCTGCGCCAAAAGATCGAATCCGCACTCGATGTGAAAAACCAAATCTTGGTAAAGATGTACAACCGCCAGGCAATTGTTGCCGAGGAAATTGTGCAGTACTTCCTGAGCTACGCTGAGCGCCTGCGCCCCATGATGATCGACGCTGAGCTCGTCCTCAACCGTGCACTCGATGAGGGCAAGCATGTGCTCATGGAGGGTGGCCAGGCCACCATGCTCGATGTTGATCATGGCACCTACCCATTCGTGACCTCCTCCAACCCGACTGCGGGCGGCGCGTGCGTGGGCTCAGGTGTTGGCCCAACCCGTATCACCAGCTCTTTGGGCATTATTAAGGCATACACCACGCGTGTCGGTGCTGGCCCGTTCCCCACCGAGTTGTTTGATAAGTGGGGCGAGTTCCTGCAAACCACAGGTGGTGAGGTTGGTGTGAACACTGGCCGTAAGCGTCGTTGTGGCTGGTACGATTCGGTGATTGCTCGCTACGCCTCGCGCGTGAATGGTTTCACGGATCTGTTCCTGACCAAGCTGGACGTGCTCACTGGTATCGGTGAGATCCCGATCTGTGTGGCTTATGATGTTGACGGTGTGCGTCACGATGAGATGCCGCTCACCCAGTCGGAGTTCCACCACGCAACGCCTATTTATGAGACGATGCCTGCGTGGGATGAGGATATTACTGACTGCAAGACTTTCGACGAGCTTCCTGAGAAGGCGCAGGCGTATGTGCGCCGCCTTGAGGAGCTGTCCGGCTGCCGCATCTCTTATATCGGCGTTGGTCCTGGTCGCGACCAGACGATCGTGCTGCACGATGTGATGGACAGCTAA
- a CDS encoding YbjN domain-containing protein: MSELSPFNIERVAEYLKSQGYNFTTDDDGDIYTGFEENSFMLLATGAKREIFAIRGAWKITSPIEGRAPLIEFCNEWNRTKLWPKTYVTVNDDGVVGVQAELNTDLEHGATDAQIQQFFHCGIATTLQFFNELTNQFVVPTDSESEVELHFDIPRDETDKN; encoded by the coding sequence GTGTCTGAACTTTCCCCTTTTAATATCGAACGCGTCGCCGAGTACTTAAAAAGCCAAGGCTATAACTTCACCACCGATGATGATGGCGACATCTACACCGGATTTGAAGAAAACAGCTTCATGCTTCTCGCCACCGGCGCAAAGCGCGAAATCTTCGCTATTCGTGGTGCATGGAAAATTACCAGCCCGATCGAAGGTCGCGCACCACTGATCGAATTCTGCAACGAATGGAACCGCACCAAGCTGTGGCCAAAGACTTACGTCACTGTCAACGATGACGGTGTAGTAGGTGTTCAGGCGGAGCTCAACACCGATCTTGAGCACGGCGCAACCGACGCCCAAATCCAGCAGTTCTTCCACTGCGGTATCGCCACCACCTTGCAGTTCTTCAACGAACTGACCAACCAGTTCGTTGTGCCCACCGATTCCGAGTCCGAGGTTGAACTGCACTTCGATATCCCACGCGACGAAACGGACAAAAACTAA
- a CDS encoding FUSC family protein, with protein MNPSPSAATTRALNRVREGMQRLQVHWFYIVQAGIAAGLSYWVGLHLFGHQHPFFAPMATVIVLSTTGGERFRRAVELVVGVSVGVGLGDLMIAGFGTGVWQIAIGVTLAITVGTFLDKGVLVANQAAFAAILVATILPPSTSGGTDRMVDAFIGGMVGLIVIALLPESPLKQGRKEVSRLLGITSTVLHEVAQALKDNDERAIRRALQNARGTQGVINNMIAAARAGEENLTFSPLMWRQRHKIRSLKRILNPVDNAIRNTRVLARRALVLAEDKDEVSAEQILIIEELSQVAHELHVLFQGTDSSHTQIPELVRRLRVLGGQAGLDVAEGRVLSAQMILGQSRSIIVDLLQICGLSRRSGIAILRPTSQTPGQPPELWLDEDDTDDTV; from the coding sequence ATGAATCCTTCACCTTCCGCAGCTACTACCCGCGCCCTTAATAGGGTTCGTGAGGGTATGCAGCGCCTTCAAGTCCACTGGTTTTATATTGTGCAGGCCGGTATTGCTGCCGGTTTGTCTTATTGGGTTGGTTTGCACCTGTTTGGTCACCAGCATCCATTCTTCGCGCCGATGGCCACGGTTATTGTGCTCTCAACGACAGGTGGTGAGCGTTTCCGCCGCGCCGTGGAATTGGTTGTTGGCGTGAGCGTGGGCGTTGGCTTGGGTGATCTGATGATCGCCGGCTTTGGCACGGGCGTGTGGCAGATCGCTATCGGTGTGACCTTGGCAATTACCGTGGGCACTTTCTTGGATAAGGGTGTGCTGGTGGCTAACCAGGCGGCTTTTGCCGCCATATTGGTGGCAACGATTCTGCCGCCGTCGACCTCGGGTGGAACTGATCGCATGGTGGATGCGTTCATTGGCGGTATGGTTGGTTTGATCGTGATTGCACTGTTGCCGGAGTCGCCGTTGAAGCAGGGGCGTAAAGAGGTGTCGCGTCTGCTGGGTATTACTTCGACTGTGCTGCATGAGGTGGCGCAGGCGCTGAAGGATAATGATGAGCGTGCGATTCGTCGCGCCTTGCAGAATGCCCGCGGTACTCAGGGCGTGATTAACAATATGATTGCTGCGGCGCGTGCGGGTGAGGAGAATTTGACGTTTTCGCCGTTGATGTGGCGTCAGCGTCATAAGATTCGCTCGTTGAAGCGGATTTTGAATCCGGTGGATAATGCGATTCGCAATACGCGCGTGTTGGCGCGTCGTGCTCTGGTTTTAGCTGAGGATAAGGATGAGGTATCAGCTGAGCAGATCCTGATTATCGAGGAGTTGTCGCAGGTGGCTCATGAGTTGCATGTGTTGTTCCAGGGCACTGATTCTTCGCACACGCAGATTCCTGAGCTGGTGCGCCGCTTGCGGGTTTTGGGTGGCCAGGCGGGGCTGGACGTGGCTGAGGGCCGGGTGTTGAGTGCGCAAATGATTTTGGGGCAGTCGCGCTCGATTATTGTGGATTTACTGCAGATTTGTGGGTTGAGTCGCCGCAGCGGGATTGCGATTTTGCGTCCAACTTCGCAAACGCCAGGCCAGCCGCCGGAGTTGTGGCTCGATGAGGATGACACCGACGATACTGTGTAA
- the fbaA gene encoding class II fructose-bisphosphate aldolase codes for MPIATPEVYNEMLNRAKEGGFAFPAINCTSSETINAALRGFAEAESDGIIQFSTGGAEFGSGLSVKNKVAGACALAAFAHEAAKHYGINVALHTDHCQKEVLDEYVRPLIAISQERVDRGELPLFQSHMWDGSAIHIDENLVIAQELLEKARKANIILEVEIGVVGGEEDGVEAKAGANLYTSPEDFAKTIDALGVGENGRYLLAATFGNVHGVYKPGNVKLRPEVLLEGQKVAREKLGLGDDALPFDFVFHGGSGSEKEKIEEALRYGVIKMNVDTDTQYAFTRPIVGHMFTNYDGVLKIDGEVGNKKTYDPRSYLKKAEQGMADRVVEACQDLRSVGTTVSK; via the coding sequence ATGCCAATCGCAACTCCTGAGGTATACAACGAGATGCTCAATCGCGCGAAGGAAGGTGGCTTTGCTTTCCCCGCGATTAACTGCACCTCTTCCGAGACCATCAATGCGGCGCTGCGTGGTTTCGCTGAGGCGGAGTCTGACGGTATCATTCAGTTCTCTACCGGTGGTGCGGAGTTCGGTTCCGGCCTGTCTGTCAAGAATAAAGTTGCGGGCGCATGCGCACTGGCTGCTTTCGCACACGAGGCTGCTAAGCACTACGGAATCAACGTTGCGCTGCACACCGATCACTGCCAGAAGGAAGTTCTGGACGAGTACGTACGCCCACTGATCGCCATTTCGCAGGAGCGCGTCGACCGCGGCGAACTGCCACTGTTCCAGTCCCACATGTGGGATGGTTCCGCTATCCACATCGACGAAAACCTGGTTATCGCTCAGGAGTTGCTGGAGAAGGCACGCAAGGCCAACATCATTCTTGAGGTTGAGATTGGTGTTGTTGGCGGTGAAGAGGATGGCGTTGAGGCGAAGGCCGGCGCAAACCTGTACACCTCCCCTGAGGATTTTGCTAAGACCATTGATGCTCTCGGCGTCGGCGAGAATGGCCGCTACCTGCTGGCTGCTACCTTCGGTAACGTGCATGGTGTGTACAAGCCAGGCAACGTGAAGCTGCGCCCAGAGGTGCTGCTTGAGGGCCAGAAGGTTGCTCGTGAGAAGCTTGGTTTGGGCGACGATGCTCTCCCATTCGATTTCGTGTTCCACGGTGGTTCCGGCTCCGAGAAGGAGAAGATTGAGGAAGCACTGCGTTACGGCGTTATTAAGATGAACGTGGACACTGACACCCAGTACGCATTCACCCGTCCGATCGTGGGCCACATGTTCACCAACTATGATGGTGTGCTCAAGATTGATGGTGAGGTTGGTAATAAGAAGACCTACGATCCTCGTTCCTACCTGAAGAAGGCGGAGCAGGGCATGGCTGATCGTGTTGTTGAGGCGTGCCAGGATCTTCGTTCTGTTGGCACTACTGTGAGCAAGTAA